In one window of Hevea brasiliensis isolate MT/VB/25A 57/8 chromosome 10, ASM3005281v1, whole genome shotgun sequence DNA:
- the LOC110670409 gene encoding shikimate kinase, chloroplastic isoform X1 encodes MNANLAQRMQSSGTWIESEKFCRKYPTGSLRCSSRLKEKQKFPVIVSADFQPKRNKNGHRTVSLKVFCSYRNSPASVLESGSFHASSDESLILKNKSQEVGPCINGRCIYLVGMMGSGKTTVGKILSQVLGYSFCDCDTLVEQEVDGASVAEIFKLYGEGFFRNKETEALKKLSMMHRLVVSTGGGAVIRPINWKYMQKGISVWLDVPLEALAQRIAAVGTNSRPLLHHESGDEYTKAFRRLSTLLEERGEYYANANARVSLENIAAKLGYRDVSSITPTAIAIEALEKIENFLEEEEGIAYNGNVA; translated from the exons ATGAATGCGAATCTTGCGCAAAGAATGCAATCTTCTGGTACGTGGATCGAATCGGAAAAATTCTGCAGGAAGTATCCCACCGGTTCTTTGAGGTGTTCGAGTAGATTGAAGGAAAAACAGAAATTTCCAGTGATAGTTTCGGCTGATTTTCAGCCCAAGAGAAATAAAAATGGGCATAGAACGGTTTCTTTGAAAGTTTTTTGTTCTTACAGGAACTCCCCAG CTTCAGTATTGGAATCTGGAAGTTTCCATGCTTCATCTGATGAATCTCTGATTTTAAAG AATAAGTCACAAGAGGTTGGGCCTTGTATAAATGGACGCTGTATATATCTTGTTG GAATGATGGGCTCTGGAAAAACCACTGTGGGCAAGATTCTCTCACAAGTACTTGGTTATTCGTTCTGTGACTG TGACACATTGGTGGAGCAGGAGGTTGATGGAGCTTCAGTAGCTGAAATTTTTAAGCTCTATGGAGAGGGTTTCTTCAGAAATAAAGAG ACTGAGGCCTTGAAGAAGTTGTCTATGATGCATCGGCTTGTTGTTTCTACCGGTGGAGGTGCAGTTATACGGCCCATTAATTG GAAATACATGCAAAAGGGAATTAGTGTCTGGTTGGATGTGCCTTTGGAAGCCTTGGCACAGAGGATTGCAGCAGTGGGAACGAATTCTCGCCCACTTTTGCACCATGAATCAGGCGATGAATACACAAAG GCTTTCAGGCGTTTGTCTACTCTTCTTGAAGAGAGAGGTGAATATTATGCAAATGCCAACGCTAGGGTTTCTCTTGAAA ATATTGCTGCAAAACTAGGATATAGAGATGTTTCCAGtatcacaccaactgcaattgCGATTGAG GCTCTAGAAAAAATTGAGAATTTCCTAGAGGAAGAGGAGGGCATTGCCTATAATGGGAATGTAGCTTAA
- the LOC110670409 gene encoding shikimate kinase, chloroplastic isoform X2 has protein sequence MNANLAQRMQSSGTWIESEKFCRKYPTGSLRCSSRLKEKQKFPVIVSADFQPKRNKNGHRTVSLKVFCSYRNSPASVLESGSFHASSDESLILKNKSQEVGPCINGRCIYLVGMMGSGKTTVGKILSQVLGYSFCDCDTLVEQEVDGASVAEIFKLYGEGFFRNKETEALKKLSMMHRLVVSTGGGAVIRPINWKYMQKGISVWLDVPLEALAQRIAAVGTNSRPLLHHESGDEYTKAFRRLSTLLEERGEYYANANARVSLENIAAKLGYRDVSSITPTAIAIE, from the exons ATGAATGCGAATCTTGCGCAAAGAATGCAATCTTCTGGTACGTGGATCGAATCGGAAAAATTCTGCAGGAAGTATCCCACCGGTTCTTTGAGGTGTTCGAGTAGATTGAAGGAAAAACAGAAATTTCCAGTGATAGTTTCGGCTGATTTTCAGCCCAAGAGAAATAAAAATGGGCATAGAACGGTTTCTTTGAAAGTTTTTTGTTCTTACAGGAACTCCCCAG CTTCAGTATTGGAATCTGGAAGTTTCCATGCTTCATCTGATGAATCTCTGATTTTAAAG AATAAGTCACAAGAGGTTGGGCCTTGTATAAATGGACGCTGTATATATCTTGTTG GAATGATGGGCTCTGGAAAAACCACTGTGGGCAAGATTCTCTCACAAGTACTTGGTTATTCGTTCTGTGACTG TGACACATTGGTGGAGCAGGAGGTTGATGGAGCTTCAGTAGCTGAAATTTTTAAGCTCTATGGAGAGGGTTTCTTCAGAAATAAAGAG ACTGAGGCCTTGAAGAAGTTGTCTATGATGCATCGGCTTGTTGTTTCTACCGGTGGAGGTGCAGTTATACGGCCCATTAATTG GAAATACATGCAAAAGGGAATTAGTGTCTGGTTGGATGTGCCTTTGGAAGCCTTGGCACAGAGGATTGCAGCAGTGGGAACGAATTCTCGCCCACTTTTGCACCATGAATCAGGCGATGAATACACAAAG GCTTTCAGGCGTTTGTCTACTCTTCTTGAAGAGAGAGGTGAATATTATGCAAATGCCAACGCTAGGGTTTCTCTTGAAA ATATTGCTGCAAAACTAGGATATAGAGATGTTTCCAGtatcacaccaactgcaattgCGATTGAG TGA